One window of the Nocardia huaxiensis genome contains the following:
- the glgB gene encoding 1,4-alpha-glucan branching protein GlgB — protein sequence MNRRDLLLLAAGTHPDPHTVLGAHEHPDGTIIRVLRPQAESVHARIGGTDHPLENVGHGVFEGVVPFPELWDYRVVTSYPGGQTTVDADGYRFLPTLGDLDLHLLGEGRHERLWEALGAHVRRYTTLDGEVAGTSFAVWAPNARGVSVIGDFDGWGGHTAPMRRLGDSGVWEVFLPGVGAGTRYKYRVHGADGRTVDHADPMAFGTETPPATASVVTESGHEWGDRQWVAAREARDPTRSPMSVYEVHLGSWRHGLHYRELAEQLADYVAEHGFTHVELLPVAEHPFGGSWGYQVTSYYAPTARFGSPDDFRWFVDHLHRKGIGVLLDWVPAHFPRDDWALARFDGTALYEHADPRRGEQLDWGTYIFDFGRPEVRNFLVANALYWIEEFHIDGLRVDAVAAMLYLDYSRPDWEPNIHGGRENLEAVAFLQEMNATVHKHHPGVVTVAEESTTWPGVTRPTEVGGLGFTMKWNMGWMHDTLGYLAHDPVHRSWHHNEITFSLTYAWSENYVLPISHDEVVYGKGTLWTRMPGDDFTKAGGVRALLAYMWAHPGKQLLFMGQEFGQFREWNHDRGLDWNELENPLHQGIRTLVRDLNTVYAAQPALWSQDTSPGGYAWIDADDRDNNVLSFLRYGSDGSIIACLYNFSGSEHRDYRVGLPAAGEWREILNTDAIAYGGNGIGNLGAVTATAEPWHGRPASAVVTLPPSSGLWLTPTD from the coding sequence ATGAACCGGCGCGACCTGCTGCTGCTCGCGGCCGGTACCCACCCCGACCCGCACACCGTGCTGGGGGCGCACGAGCATCCGGACGGGACGATCATCCGGGTGCTGCGGCCGCAGGCCGAATCCGTGCACGCCCGGATCGGCGGGACGGACCATCCGCTCGAGAATGTGGGGCACGGGGTATTCGAGGGCGTGGTGCCGTTTCCGGAGCTGTGGGACTACCGGGTGGTCACGTCGTATCCGGGCGGGCAGACCACGGTCGACGCGGACGGCTACCGGTTCCTGCCGACCCTCGGGGACCTGGATCTGCATCTGCTCGGCGAAGGACGGCACGAGCGGCTGTGGGAGGCGCTGGGGGCGCATGTGCGGCGCTACACCACCCTCGACGGGGAGGTGGCCGGGACCTCGTTCGCGGTGTGGGCGCCGAATGCGCGGGGCGTCAGCGTGATCGGCGATTTCGACGGGTGGGGCGGGCACACCGCGCCCATGCGCAGGCTCGGCGATTCCGGGGTGTGGGAGGTGTTCCTACCCGGGGTCGGGGCGGGCACCCGCTACAAGTACCGGGTGCACGGGGCCGACGGGCGCACGGTCGATCACGCCGATCCGATGGCCTTCGGCACCGAAACACCGCCCGCCACAGCGTCCGTCGTCACCGAGAGCGGGCACGAATGGGGTGATCGGCAGTGGGTGGCGGCGCGGGAGGCCCGCGATCCGACCCGCTCGCCCATGAGCGTCTACGAGGTGCACCTGGGTTCCTGGCGGCACGGGCTGCACTATCGGGAACTGGCCGAACAACTCGCCGATTACGTTGCGGAACACGGCTTCACGCATGTCGAACTGCTACCCGTGGCCGAGCATCCGTTCGGCGGCTCCTGGGGATACCAGGTCACCTCCTACTATGCGCCGACCGCGCGCTTCGGCTCCCCCGACGACTTCCGCTGGTTCGTGGATCACCTGCACCGCAAAGGAATCGGCGTCCTTCTCGACTGGGTGCCGGCGCACTTCCCGCGCGACGACTGGGCCCTCGCACGGTTCGACGGCACCGCCCTCTACGAGCACGCCGACCCCCGCCGGGGCGAGCAACTCGACTGGGGCACCTACATTTTCGACTTCGGCCGGCCCGAGGTCCGCAACTTCCTGGTCGCCAACGCGCTGTACTGGATCGAAGAGTTCCACATCGACGGCCTGCGCGTGGACGCCGTCGCCGCCATGCTCTACCTCGACTACTCCCGCCCCGACTGGGAGCCCAATATTCACGGCGGCCGGGAGAACCTGGAGGCGGTGGCCTTCCTTCAGGAAATGAATGCCACTGTGCACAAACATCATCCGGGCGTGGTGACCGTCGCCGAGGAATCCACCACCTGGCCCGGCGTCACCCGCCCCACCGAGGTCGGCGGGCTCGGCTTCACCATGAAATGGAATATGGGCTGGATGCACGACACGCTCGGCTACCTGGCCCACGATCCGGTGCACCGCAGCTGGCACCACAACGAGATCACCTTCTCGCTCACCTACGCGTGGAGCGAGAACTATGTGCTGCCGATCAGCCACGACGAGGTCGTCTACGGCAAGGGCACACTGTGGACGCGCATGCCCGGCGACGATTTCACCAAGGCCGGTGGCGTGCGCGCCCTGCTCGCCTACATGTGGGCGCATCCGGGCAAGCAGCTGCTGTTCATGGGCCAGGAGTTCGGGCAGTTCCGGGAGTGGAACCACGATCGCGGCCTGGACTGGAACGAGCTGGAAAACCCACTGCACCAAGGCATCCGGACGCTGGTACGCGATCTCAACACCGTCTACGCGGCACAACCGGCGCTGTGGAGCCAGGACACCTCACCGGGCGGCTACGCCTGGATCGACGCCGACGACCGCGACAACAACGTCCTGTCGTTCCTGCGCTACGGCAGCGACGGCTCGATCATCGCCTGCCTCTACAACTTCTCCGGCTCCGAACACCGCGATTACCGGGTGGGCCTGCCCGCCGCCGGCGAGTGGCGCGAGATTCTCAATACCGACGCGATCGCCTACGGCGGCAACGGCATCGGCAATCTCGGCGCGGTCACCGCCACCGCCGAACCCTGGCACGGCCGCCCCGCCTCCGCCGTGGTCACGCTGCCGCCCAGCAGCGGCCTGTGGCTCACCCCAACCGACTGA
- a CDS encoding DUF3817 domain-containing protein: protein MGGMGFLDLGTVAKRFRFFAVLEAVSWAGLLVGMAFKWIPKLLDALNVMTDPQIVIGVKIFGPIHGAVFIFYLLVTLLAARELEWNRRTTLLALGASIPPFFTVWFERWAIRTGRLGELSDAVNPVPARS from the coding sequence ATGGGCGGCATGGGCTTTCTCGATCTCGGCACTGTGGCCAAACGTTTCCGTTTCTTCGCGGTGCTAGAGGCGGTCTCCTGGGCCGGCCTGCTGGTCGGCATGGCGTTCAAATGGATTCCGAAGCTGCTCGACGCGCTGAATGTGATGACAGATCCGCAGATCGTCATCGGCGTGAAGATCTTCGGCCCGATCCACGGCGCGGTCTTCATCTTCTACCTGCTCGTCACGCTGCTCGCGGCGCGTGAGCTGGAGTGGAACCGCCGCACCACGCTGCTGGCCCTGGGTGCGAGCATTCCGCCCTTCTTCACCGTGTGGTTCGAGCGCTGGGCCATTCGCACGGGCCGGTTGGGCGAGCTGAGCGACGCCGTGAACCCGGTCCCCGCGCGTTCGTGA
- a CDS encoding tetratricopeptide repeat protein, with amino-acid sequence MSGAVDLSALKQPAAAPGEVPGGHAVTEADFETKVLRRSTQVPVVVVLYSQRSPGSIELVKLLERLASQTTEWDLATIEAEANMRIAQAFGVQGIPTVIAVAAGQPLADFTGNQPEAQVTQWLAAVVDAVRGKLSGDGAAGEEEPQAPEDPRFVAAEEALERGEFDTAIAAYQAILNAEPANAEAKAALRQVQFIARVQEIDPAALAKADADPADIDAALAAADLEMFNQQPDAAFDRLIAQVKRTAGDDRTRVRTHLLELFELFDPAEPIVVAARRKLATALY; translated from the coding sequence ATGTCCGGCGCGGTTGATCTGTCCGCACTGAAGCAGCCCGCCGCCGCGCCGGGTGAGGTGCCCGGTGGGCACGCCGTCACCGAGGCCGATTTCGAGACCAAGGTGCTGCGGCGCTCCACTCAGGTGCCGGTTGTGGTGGTGCTGTACTCGCAGCGCAGCCCGGGCAGCATCGAACTGGTGAAGCTGTTGGAGCGCTTGGCTTCTCAGACTACCGAGTGGGATCTGGCCACCATCGAGGCCGAGGCCAATATGCGCATCGCGCAGGCGTTCGGGGTGCAGGGCATTCCGACCGTGATCGCGGTGGCCGCGGGCCAGCCGCTGGCCGATTTCACGGGTAACCAGCCCGAGGCGCAGGTGACGCAGTGGCTGGCCGCGGTGGTGGATGCCGTGCGCGGCAAGCTGTCCGGCGACGGCGCGGCCGGCGAGGAGGAGCCGCAGGCGCCGGAGGATCCGCGTTTCGTGGCGGCCGAAGAGGCTTTGGAGCGTGGCGAATTCGATACCGCGATCGCCGCCTACCAGGCCATCCTGAATGCCGAGCCGGCCAATGCCGAGGCCAAGGCGGCGCTGCGGCAGGTACAGTTCATCGCCCGCGTGCAGGAGATCGATCCGGCGGCGCTGGCCAAGGCCGACGCCGATCCGGCCGATATCGACGCGGCGCTGGCGGCGGCCGATCTGGAGATGTTCAACCAGCAGCCGGATGCGGCCTTCGATCGCCTCATCGCGCAGGTGAAGCGCACCGCCGGCGATGACCGCACGCGGGTGCGCACGCATCTGCTGGAGCTGTTCGAGCTCTTCGATCCGGCCGAGCCGATCGTGGTGGCGGCGCGGCGCAAGCTGGCGACCGCGCTGTACTGA
- the mce gene encoding methylmalonyl-CoA epimerase, with protein MSNTENTEFIPAEYVTAVDHVGIAVPDLDSAVAWYRDNLGMVETHREINEAQGVHEAMLSFASAPEGSVALQLLAPLNEASTIAKFIDRNGPGLQQLAYRVTDIDAVATYLRTRGLRLLYEAPRAGTAGSRINFIHPKDAGGVLVELVEPSAKSTH; from the coding sequence GTGAGCAACACCGAGAACACCGAATTCATCCCCGCCGAATACGTCACGGCCGTCGATCATGTGGGCATCGCGGTGCCGGATCTCGATTCCGCTGTGGCCTGGTACCGAGACAATCTCGGGATGGTCGAGACGCATCGCGAGATCAACGAAGCGCAGGGCGTTCACGAGGCCATGCTGTCGTTTGCGAGCGCACCGGAAGGCTCGGTCGCCCTGCAGTTGCTGGCACCCTTGAACGAGGCGTCCACGATCGCCAAGTTCATTGATCGAAACGGGCCTGGCCTGCAGCAGCTCGCCTATCGCGTGACCGATATCGATGCTGTCGCCACGTATCTGCGTACACGGGGCTTGCGTTTGCTGTACGAGGCCCCGCGCGCCGGAACCGCTGGTTCCCGCATCAATTTCATCCATCCGAAGGATGCTGGCGGTGTGCTGGTCGAACTCGTGGAACCCTCCGCGAAATCTACCCACTAG
- a CDS encoding acetyl-CoA C-acetyltransferase, producing the protein MTTTVIVSGARTPVGRLLGSLKDFSGSDLGGFAIKAALEKGGVQPEQVDYVIMGQVLTAGAGQIPARQAAVAAGIPMDVPALTLNKVCLSGINAIALADQLIRAGEYEIVVAGGQESMTRAPHMLEKSREGFKYGDVTLRDHMAYDGLHDIFTDQAMGALTEQRNATDTITREEQDAFAAASHQKAAAAWKNGVFEDEVVPVSIPQRKGDPIVFAQDEGIRADTTVESLGKLRPAFSKTGTITAGTASQISDGAAAVVVMSKAKAEELGLSWIAEIGAAGVVAGPDSTLQDQPANAIAKACAKEGISPADLDLVEINEAFAAVGIASTRKLGIDADKVNVNGGAISIGHPLGMSGARIVLHLALELKRRGGGVGAAALCGGGGQGDALIVRVQ; encoded by the coding sequence GTGACCACCACCGTCATCGTCTCCGGCGCGCGCACCCCGGTGGGCCGGCTGCTCGGCTCCCTGAAGGACTTCAGCGGCTCCGATCTCGGCGGCTTCGCCATCAAGGCGGCCCTGGAGAAGGGCGGCGTCCAGCCGGAGCAGGTCGATTACGTGATCATGGGCCAGGTGCTCACCGCGGGCGCGGGCCAGATCCCGGCCCGGCAGGCGGCCGTCGCCGCGGGCATCCCGATGGACGTCCCGGCCCTCACCCTGAACAAGGTGTGCCTGTCCGGCATCAATGCGATTGCATTGGCGGATCAGCTGATTCGCGCCGGTGAGTACGAGATCGTGGTCGCCGGCGGCCAGGAATCCATGACCCGCGCCCCGCACATGCTGGAGAAGAGCCGCGAGGGCTTCAAGTACGGCGACGTGACCCTGCGCGACCACATGGCCTACGACGGCCTGCACGACATCTTCACCGATCAGGCCATGGGCGCGCTCACCGAGCAGCGCAATGCCACCGACACCATCACCCGCGAGGAGCAGGACGCCTTCGCCGCCGCCTCGCACCAGAAGGCCGCCGCCGCCTGGAAGAACGGCGTCTTCGAGGACGAGGTCGTGCCGGTGTCCATCCCGCAGCGCAAGGGCGACCCGATCGTCTTCGCGCAGGACGAGGGCATTCGCGCCGACACCACGGTCGAGTCGCTGGGCAAGCTGCGTCCGGCCTTCTCCAAGACCGGCACCATCACCGCGGGCACCGCCTCGCAGATCTCCGACGGCGCGGCCGCCGTGGTCGTGATGAGCAAGGCCAAGGCCGAGGAGCTGGGGCTGAGCTGGATCGCCGAGATCGGCGCGGCCGGCGTGGTCGCCGGTCCGGACTCGACCCTGCAGGATCAGCCCGCCAACGCCATCGCGAAAGCCTGTGCGAAGGAAGGCATTTCGCCGGCCGACCTGGATCTGGTCGAGATCAACGAGGCGTTCGCGGCGGTCGGCATCGCCTCCACCCGCAAGCTGGGCATCGACGCCGACAAGGTGAACGTCAACGGTGGCGCCATCTCCATCGGCCACCCGCTGGGCATGTCGGGCGCGCGCATCGTGCTGCACCTGGCCCTCGAGCTGAAGCGTCGCGGTGGCGGCGTCGGTGCGGCCGCGCTGTGCGGTGGCGGCGGCCAGGGTGACGCGCTCATCGTCCGCGTGCAGTAG